One stretch of Nocardioides perillae DNA includes these proteins:
- a CDS encoding enoyl-CoA hydratase-related protein, with the protein MADLGDNVRLEVEDGVATLRLDRPKMNALDVATQEGIRAAAHEATERDDVRAVVVYGGERVFAAGADVKEMSTMSHLDMVKRSHGLISAFTAVARIPKPTVAALTGYALGGGCELALCCDLRFTAEDAKLGQPEVLLGIIPGAGGTQRLSRLVGPSRAKDLIFTGRFVDAEEALRIGLVDRVCPPDQVYAEAMAWARQFTTGAALALRAAKEAVDRGLEVDLETGLEIERQQFAALFATEDRTLGMGSFVEHGPGKATFVGR; encoded by the coding sequence ATGGCTGACCTGGGTGACAACGTGCGGTTGGAGGTCGAGGACGGCGTCGCGACCCTCCGGCTCGACCGCCCGAAGATGAACGCGCTCGACGTGGCGACCCAGGAGGGCATCCGCGCCGCCGCGCACGAGGCCACCGAGCGCGACGACGTCCGCGCCGTCGTCGTCTACGGCGGGGAGCGGGTCTTCGCCGCGGGCGCCGACGTCAAGGAGATGTCGACGATGTCGCACCTCGACATGGTCAAGCGCTCCCACGGCCTCATCTCGGCGTTCACCGCCGTCGCCCGCATCCCCAAGCCGACCGTCGCGGCGCTCACCGGCTACGCCCTCGGCGGCGGCTGCGAGCTCGCCCTGTGCTGCGACCTGCGCTTCACCGCGGAGGACGCCAAGCTCGGTCAGCCCGAGGTGCTCCTCGGCATCATCCCGGGCGCCGGCGGCACCCAGCGCCTGAGCCGCCTCGTCGGCCCGTCCCGGGCCAAGGACCTCATCTTCACCGGCCGCTTCGTCGACGCCGAGGAGGCGCTGCGCATCGGCCTGGTCGACCGCGTCTGCCCGCCCGACCAGGTGTACGCCGAGGCGATGGCGTGGGCGCGCCAGTTCACCACCGGTGCGGCGCTGGCGCTGCGCGCGGCGAAGGAGGCGGTCGACCGCGGCCTCGAGGTGGACCTCGAGACCGGCCTGGAGATCGAGCGCCAGCAGTTCGCCGCGCTCTTCGCCACCGAGGACCGCACGCTCGGCATGGGCTCCTTCGTCGAGCACGGCCCGGGCAAGGCGACCTTCGTCGGGCGC